Below is a genomic region from Gemmatimonas sp..
ACCGAGATGATGGTGGTAGCCGCCCGCGCCAAGGAAGAGCGCGCCCGGATAGCGCCACGTCATGCGATCGAAGCCGAGCGCCTCGGAGAAAAAGGCGGCACCCTGCTCCAGGTCCCCCACATGCAGATGCACGTGGCCGATCACGGTGCCGGACGGCATGCCGCGCCACGACGTGTCAGCCGCCGCCGCCAACGCGTCGATGTCGACGGGGTCGGTGGAGATCATCAGCTCTCGTCCGACGCGCTGCCATGTGTCGCGTGGCCGGTCCGCGTACACCTCGATGCCGAGACCATCCGGATCCTTGAGGTACAGCGCCTCACTCACGTGATGATCGCCCGCGCCTGCCGCGATGCGGTGCTGCGCAAGGTGTCGAGTGAACCGACCGAGGGACGCGCGGTCCGGAAGCAGGATCGCGAAGTGATAGAGCCCGAGAAGCGCACGGCCCGCGGGCCGAGTGCTGCGCTCCTCTGCGATCTCGACGAGCGCTCGGTCGTCGCCATGCGCGGCGAGTGTCCCGTGCGTTGGCGTCCGCGCGAGCACACGCAGGCCGAGCGTGTGCTCGTAGAACGTGAGTGACCGCGCGAGATCGGCAACCTGCAGGCGTACGCAGCCGAGACGCGTGGTCTCCGGCAAGCGATACGCATGCGGCGGCACACCGTAACTCCCGGGCGTCGCCAGTTCGACGGTCGCCACGGTATCGAACATGTCATGCCTCGTCGCGCCCATGATACAGGTCTCTCTTTCTCGTGATGGTGCGTTGGCGAACTCGTGTCGTCGCGGCGTGATCGTCGCCGCGACACGGAGACGGTGCAGCGTTACTTCGCGAGCCCCAGCTGCTTCATGAACTCGCCGCTGTCCCAGTAGAGCCACTCGTGGTCCATGGTGCCGTTCGTCCAGTGCGCGATGGTCGCCATGGGGAGCGCGAACCGCTTGCCGGTCGGCTGAATGAACTTGCCGTCGCCGATGGGCATGGGCTTGGTGAACGTGCCCGTCATGACCCCGGTGACCGACGTCCACGTGCCGGAGCCGAAGCGGATCGGGTGGGTCTTGATCTCGATGTCGGGTGCGTAGACGAACATGGCTTTCAGGTCGTCGATGTGCCGGTCGATGCCGACGGTCTCATGGCCGTCGGGCCACGTCACGATGATGTTCTTTGCGTGGCTCTCCAGCAGTCGCGCCCACTTCTGGGTGCTGAAGACATCGAAGTCGAGGACGTCGAACGTCTTGAGGTTCTTCTCGACGGCCGCGGCCTGCCGCTCGTGTGCGGGTGGCGGCGACTTGGGCTTGAGCACGATGGCCTGGTTCTGCGCGTGCGCGGCAAGTGGGAGCATCATTGCGCTGGCGAGCGCGAAGGCGCTCGCGCGCATGCCGCGAAGTGTCGATGACATGGTTGGGTTTCTCCGTTGTGTGTGTGTGTGCAGCGATGATCAGGCGGCGGCGGGCAGCACGAGCTTCCACGCGGTGCCGAAGCCGGTGTTCAGACGGAATTGCAGTGTGATGCCGAGGAACCCGAGCGCTTCGAGCTGACGCGCGCGTTCGAGCGCACCGACGTCGACCGGATTGAGACCGCCTGCGCGCACGAGGTCTGCGAGCGTAGCCTTGGCACTGTCGTCGTCGCCGGCGATGTAGACATCGAGCGGCTGCCCGGCGAGGTCACCTGGGACGAGCGTCCCCGCGAAGGTCGTGTTGAACGCCTTGAGCAGTTTCGCGTCAGCTGGCAGCATGGCGCGGATCGTTTCTGCGGCGGACGTACCGGGCTTGGTCACGAGGCCGTCGTAGTTTTCGTTGAGCGGATTCGAGATGTCGACCACGATCTTTCCGGGGAGCGCGGCACCGAGCGTGCGCGCCGTCTCGAGATTCACCGCCTGGTGTCGTGGTGTAGCGGTGCGAAGCAGGTCACGCGCCCTGCGGAATCGGACGGATGGTGGGGACTGCATCGGCAGTGGACTCGCGACGGCGCATCAGGAGCGCGTCGAGCGAGTACCGACCGGCGCCTGCGAGGACGAGCGCGCTGGTCGCGCCGAGGAGCGCGAGCGGGAACTCGATGCCGGTCGGGGCGAAAAAGCCGCCGGCGAGATGCACGAAGCCGATGGCGCCGAGCATCGTCAGGGCGAGTCCAAGCCCGGCGACGCGTGTGAAGAGGCCGACGATGAGGGCGAGGCCCCCGAGCAGCTCGATGACGCCCGTGGCCGGGCCGGCGATGCCGGGCACCGGGATCCCCATCCCGGCGAAGGCCCCGGTCGCGCCCTCGATGCCGTAGACGAAAAGCTTCTGGCCGCCGTGTGCAGCGGTGATGACGCCGGTCGTGGCCCGCAGGAGCACGAGGCCCAGGTCGGCCGAGGTCGCGGAATTCAGTGAGGCGAGTCGCATGGTCTGTCCGAGGAGATGGGTAAAAGGAAGCAATCGAGGGTCGTAACGCTGGGTGTCGCAACACCTATTTAGGCAAAAAGAGTCAGCTCGGGCTGCGGGCGATGCTCAGGAGCTCGATCAGCGACCGAAGCTGCGGCTCGCTCAGATGGCCAAGCTGCTTCGCGTGAACCGCAGCCACCTCGGCATCGAGCTCGTCCACCAAGGCGCCCCCGCGCTCGGTCAAGGTCGTGTTTACCAGCCGGCGGTCCTCGGCACTGCGCACCCGGTGCACCAGCCCTGCCGCTTCCATTCGATCCAGGAGCCGCGACACGTCGGGCATTCGGGTGATGAGACGGTCCCGGATCTCGTTGCGGCAGAGGCCACCGATCCCTGCCCCGCGGAGCATCCGGAGGACGTTGTACTGGGTCAGCGACAGCCCCAACGGCCCCAGCACCTGGTCGAGGCCGTCGTGCAGTACCGCTTCGGTGCGGGCGACGTTCAGAAATGCCTCCTGGTGGAGGCTCTGGAACGCCTTGGTCTGGCGGAGATCGTCGCGGAGTATCGTCACGGGAAGAAGAATATGTGTTACGACACTCGGTGTCAAGACCCTGATTGCCGCTGTCGTGTAACTGCGGGGCAAGCCCGTATTTCGGGCCAACGCTCGACTGCATGCAGCATGGCCTCGACATGCAGACGAAGCGATCCCTGCTTCCCCCCCGACGCCGCTCTGGGACCGCGTCCGCGGGGTGCGACTCAGGCCATCGGCACGGTGAGGGTGAAGGTGCTCCCGACGCCCGGCGTGCTCTCAGCGGTCAAGTTGCCACCCATGTGCCGCGCGAGCTCGCGGCTGATGGCGAGCCCCAGCCCGACGCCTTGCTGACGACTGTCGTTTAATCGATGGCGGTCCACTTGAACGAATGGCTCGAAGATGCGTTCGAGCTGGTCAGCGGGAATGCCGCGCCCCGTGTCGGTGACCCGAACCGACACAACGCCGGCGGCGACGTCAGTGGAACAGGCCAAGCGCACGTGCCCGCCGGCCGGGGTGAACTTCACGGCATTCGTCAACAGGTTGAGCAGGATTTGCCGAAGCTTCTCCGGATCGGCGCGCACGCGGTGCGGTCGGTCGGGCGTATCCGACGCACAGCCGTCATGATCGAACGCGATCTCCTTGGCTGCGAACTGCGGCGCGATCAACGGCTCCACGTCGGCGACGAGCACGGCGAGCTCGACGTCAGCCAGCCGGTACTCGAGTTGCCCCGCGTCGACGCGCGCGAAATTCAGGATGTCGTTGACCAGGGACAGCAAATGCTGATTGGCCATCCGGACGCGTTCCAGATCCTGTCGCTGCACGTCAGTGATCGGGCCGCGCACGC
It encodes:
- a CDS encoding DoxX family protein, producing the protein MRLASLNSATSADLGLVLLRATTGVITAAHGGQKLFVYGIEGATGAFAGMGIPVPGIAGPATGVIELLGGLALIVGLFTRVAGLGLALTMLGAIGFVHLAGGFFAPTGIEFPLALLGATSALVLAGAGRYSLDALLMRRRESTADAVPTIRPIPQGA
- a CDS encoding VOC family protein, with translation MFDTVATVELATPGSYGVPPHAYRLPETTRLGCVRLQVADLARSLTFYEHTLGLRVLARTPTHGTLAAHGDDRALVEIAEERSTRPAGRALLGLYHFAILLPDRASLGRFTRHLAQHRIAAGAGDHHVSEALYLKDPDGLGIEVYADRPRDTWQRVGRELMISTDPVDIDALAAAADTSWRGMPSGTVIGHVHLHVGDLEQGAAFFSEALGFDRMTWRYPGALFLGAGGYHHHLGTNVWAGAGARTPTMHDARLLEWTIEVPAARDVADVWRSLTGAGHPVDMIATGELLTRDPWGTAVRVRATEWTESAR
- a CDS encoding ester cyclase, coding for MSSTLRGMRASAFALASAMMLPLAAHAQNQAIVLKPKSPPPAHERQAAAVEKNLKTFDVLDFDVFSTQKWARLLESHAKNIIVTWPDGHETVGIDRHIDDLKAMFVYAPDIEIKTHPIRFGSGTWTSVTGVMTGTFTKPMPIGDGKFIQPTGKRFALPMATIAHWTNGTMDHEWLYWDSGEFMKQLGLAK
- a CDS encoding MarR family transcriptional regulator; the encoded protein is MTILRDDLRQTKAFQSLHQEAFLNVARTEAVLHDGLDQVLGPLGLSLTQYNVLRMLRGAGIGGLCRNEIRDRLITRMPDVSRLLDRMEAAGLVHRVRSAEDRRLVNTTLTERGGALVDELDAEVAAVHAKQLGHLSEPQLRSLIELLSIARSPS